In Fusobacterium periodonticum 1_1_41FAA, the genomic window CAGAAAAAATAATACTAGATGACATAAGGTTAAATCCTAAGTGTTAAGATAATGGGCAATCAGCAGCCAAGACCGAAAGGTAAGGTTCAACGACTATTCCTCCTGAGGGAAGTACACTAAAGCTAGTGGAAGTGGGTAGACCCAAACAGATAAAGCTGTGGGATAAGATATAGTCTGTGCTTAATAGAAATATTAAGAAGTTCAAGGCTAATCTCCTTAATTTATTAAGGAGTGTATATGCCAAGAGAACTGCATAAGTGGTAGCGTACTTATGTGAACGACAACCTCTAAAACGACTGAGTCAGTTTTAGGTTCATATATTTAGAAAAATTTTACTTTTTCATTTACTTATAGTATAAAAAGTAGTATACTATATATAGGTAAATGGAGGTGAAATCGCATGGAAAAAGCATATAAGTTTAGATTTTATCCAACTAAAACTCAACTAACAATATTAAATTGTACTTTTGGTTGTGTAAGATATGTCTATAATCATTTTTTAGGTTTAAAACAAGAACTATATAACAAAGAGAAAAAATCTATGTCATATAGTGAGTGTAGTAAAGAATT contains:
- a CDS encoding helix-turn-helix domain-containing protein, giving the protein MEKAYKFRFYPTKTQLTILNCTFGCVRYVYNHFLGLKQELYNKEKKSMSYSECSKE